One window of the Synechococcus sp. CC9311 genome contains the following:
- the fghA gene encoding S-formylglutathione hydrolase, which produces MKLLSSQRCFDGEQRRYLLESKQLNGSSTVGVFLPPSALVTDAVPVPALIWLSGLTCTDENFVQKAGAQRRAAELGLALITPDTSPRGDNVPTDPSGEWDFGCGAGFYVDAERDPWSEHYRMHSFVLEELPLRLCSELPLDDQRLGLSGHSMGGHGALVLGLRHPDRYQSVSAVAPISHPSQCPWGRKAFSYFFGTTPEAQLRWRQWDAVALLEDGYRRNDQLLVDLGSADPFLHEQLRATDLRTAAANNHQPLALFIHEGYDHSYFFVASVIDRHLEHHAHALGLMR; this is translated from the coding sequence ATGAAATTGCTGAGCAGCCAACGTTGTTTCGACGGGGAACAACGCCGCTATCTCTTGGAGTCTAAGCAGTTGAATGGCAGCAGCACCGTGGGCGTGTTTTTACCTCCGAGTGCTCTTGTGACTGATGCGGTACCTGTACCTGCATTGATTTGGTTGTCTGGACTGACCTGTACTGATGAGAATTTTGTGCAGAAAGCTGGTGCCCAGCGCCGAGCTGCTGAACTTGGCCTGGCATTAATTACTCCGGATACCAGTCCAAGGGGAGACAACGTTCCTACAGATCCATCAGGGGAGTGGGATTTTGGTTGTGGAGCAGGTTTTTACGTTGATGCTGAACGAGATCCCTGGTCTGAGCATTACCGGATGCATAGCTTTGTGCTGGAGGAATTGCCTTTAAGGCTTTGCTCTGAATTGCCTCTTGATGATCAGCGTCTTGGACTATCTGGTCATTCGATGGGGGGCCATGGTGCCTTGGTTCTTGGTTTGCGTCATCCAGACCGTTATCAATCAGTGTCGGCAGTAGCTCCGATTTCCCACCCCAGCCAATGTCCCTGGGGGCGAAAAGCCTTTAGTTATTTTTTTGGCACTACCCCTGAAGCGCAACTGCGATGGCGGCAGTGGGATGCCGTTGCCTTGTTAGAAGACGGTTACCGTCGAAACGACCAGCTGTTGGTTGACCTGGGTTCAGCCGATCCATTTCTGCACGAGCAGCTACGTGCAACTGATTTGCGCACTGCTGCGGCAAACAACCATCAACCACTGGCGTTATTCATTCATGAGGGATACGACCACAGCTATTTTTTCGTCGCCAGCGTGATCGATCGCCATTTGGAGCATCATGCGCATGCTCTTGGACTAATGCGCTAG
- a CDS encoding DUF411 domain-containing protein, with product MGMKRVCLGILIALFFAILSLPVNAQQTANVIEEPLSPSTPSKIAIYRSESCGCCTKWGEYIEAEGFPIQDKVVKDMDAFKQANGITPELASCHTAVVEGYVVEGHVPAASINKMLDERPDIKGLTAPGMPMGSPGMETAGIKAEAFDVLAIAHDGTTTVFDQIRPKQP from the coding sequence ATGGGGATGAAACGGGTTTGTTTGGGGATTTTAATCGCTCTATTTTTCGCAATCCTCTCTCTTCCTGTGAATGCTCAGCAGACAGCAAACGTCATAGAGGAACCATTGAGTCCATCCACTCCCTCCAAGATTGCCATTTATCGATCTGAGAGTTGTGGGTGCTGCACAAAATGGGGGGAGTACATAGAAGCTGAAGGCTTCCCGATCCAAGACAAGGTGGTGAAGGATATGGATGCTTTCAAACAAGCCAATGGGATCACCCCAGAGCTGGCGTCTTGCCACACTGCGGTAGTGGAAGGATACGTTGTGGAAGGGCATGTTCCCGCAGCATCCATCAACAAAATGTTGGACGAACGTCCAGACATCAAAGGTCTCACAGCGCCTGGAATGCCCATGGGATCTCCTGGGATGGAAACGGCAGGTATCAAAGCTGAAGCCTTTGATGTCCTTGCCATCGCGCACGATGGAACGACCACTGTCTTTGATCAGATAAGGCCTAAGCAACCATAA